The proteins below come from a single Fusobacterium sp. DD2 genomic window:
- the rsxC gene encoding electron transport complex subunit RsxC, with protein MRFFGFRGGVHPPENKLQTENAPVEVLKAPKMIYVALLQHIGSPLDPLVKIGDKVLKGQKIADSQAFMSSPIHSPVSGTVKKIEQHVFPLMGRINTVIIENDEQDTWAELPKIENWETADKKDLLAMIREKGIVGIGGASFPTHIKLNPPADTKIDTLLLNGAECEPYLNSDNRLMLEHPEKIIKGIQIIKKILGVETAIVGIEENKPQAIASMQKAAEGTGIEIAPLKTKYPQGGEKQLIKAVLDRQVPSGKLPSAVGVVVQNTGTAAAIYDGIVNGIPLIEKVVTVSGKGIANPKNVKVAIGTPFSYLLDHCGVNREIVDKLVMGGPMMGMAQFSEEAPVIKGTSGLLALTKEETNPYKPKSCIGCAKCVDACPMGLEPLMFARLAAFEQWDKIGAYNLMDCIECGSCAYICPANRPLTEAIKIGKAKLRAMKKK; from the coding sequence ATGAGATTTTTTGGTTTTAGAGGAGGAGTTCATCCACCTGAAAATAAACTTCAAACAGAAAATGCACCTGTTGAAGTATTAAAAGCACCAAAAATGATATATGTAGCACTATTGCAACATATCGGATCACCACTAGATCCATTGGTAAAAATCGGTGATAAGGTATTAAAAGGACAAAAAATTGCTGATTCACAAGCATTTATGTCTTCACCTATCCATTCTCCTGTAAGTGGAACTGTTAAGAAAATTGAACAGCACGTATTTCCACTAATGGGAAGAATTAACACAGTGATCATTGAAAATGACGAGCAAGATACATGGGCAGAATTACCAAAGATTGAAAACTGGGAAACTGCAGACAAAAAAGATCTACTTGCAATGATCAGAGAAAAAGGAATAGTAGGAATAGGAGGGGCAAGTTTTCCTACACACATTAAATTAAATCCTCCAGCAGACACAAAAATTGATACATTATTATTAAATGGAGCTGAATGCGAACCTTACTTAAACTCAGACAACAGATTAATGCTTGAGCATCCAGAAAAAATAATAAAAGGTATCCAAATAATCAAGAAAATACTTGGAGTTGAAACTGCTATCGTTGGTATAGAAGAAAACAAACCTCAAGCAATTGCTTCAATGCAAAAAGCTGCAGAGGGAACAGGAATAGAGATCGCTCCACTGAAGACAAAATACCCTCAAGGTGGAGAAAAACAACTTATTAAAGCTGTTTTAGATAGACAAGTTCCATCTGGAAAACTTCCATCAGCTGTAGGTGTTGTTGTACAAAATACAGGAACTGCAGCAGCTATCTATGACGGAATTGTAAATGGAATTCCATTAATAGAAAAAGTAGTTACAGTATCTGGAAAAGGAATAGCAAATCCTAAGAACGTAAAAGTTGCTATAGGAACACCATTCTCATATCTATTAGACCACTGCGGTGTAAATAGAGAGATAGTTGATAAATTAGTAATGGGAGGACCTATGATGGGAATGGCACAATTCTCAGAAGAGGCACCAGTTATTAAAGGAACTTCAGGATTATTAGCTTTAACAAAAGAAGAAACAAACCCATACAAACCAAAATCATGTATAGGTTGTGCAAAATGTGTTGACGCATGTCCTATGGGATTAGAACCATTAATGTTTGCAAGACTTGCAGCATTTGAACAATGGGATAAGATAGGAGCATATAATTTAATGGATTGTATCGAGTGTGGATCATGTGCTTACATATGTCCAGCTAATAGACCATTAACAGAAGCTATCAAAATAGGAAAAGCTAAATTAAGAGCTATGAAAAAGAAATAA
- a CDS encoding electron transport complex subunit E, which yields MKTNYGKVLLAGIFKENPIFVLFLGLCPTLGVTSSAMNGLAMGLAVVAVLACSNLLISAFKKLIPSQVRIPAYIMIIASLVTIVQMVMEAYTPELFKVLGLFIPLIVVNCIVLGRAESFASKNGVFASFLDGIGSGLGFTLSLTVLGIVREALGNGTIFGAQVAPAAYSPALIFILAPGAFITIAFMKAFLNYLQLKKSREG from the coding sequence ATGAAGACAAATTATGGTAAAGTACTATTGGCCGGAATATTCAAAGAAAACCCTATTTTCGTATTATTTTTAGGACTTTGTCCAACACTTGGAGTTACAAGTTCAGCAATGAACGGACTTGCTATGGGACTTGCAGTTGTGGCAGTTCTTGCTTGTTCAAACTTACTGATTTCTGCATTTAAGAAATTAATACCTTCTCAAGTAAGAATCCCAGCATATATCATGATCATTGCGTCATTAGTTACAATTGTACAAATGGTTATGGAAGCTTATACTCCAGAGTTATTTAAGGTATTAGGATTATTTATCCCACTTATCGTTGTTAACTGTATAGTACTTGGAAGAGCAGAAAGTTTCGCATCTAAAAATGGTGTATTCGCTTCATTCCTAGATGGTATCGGATCAGGACTTGGATTTACTCTTTCACTTACAGTATTAGGAATAGTTAGAGAAGCACTAGGAAACGGAACAATATTTGGAGCTCAAGTTGCACCTGCAGCTTATAGCCCAGCATTGATATTCATCCTAGCTCCTGGAGCATTTATTACAATTGCATTCATGAAAGCTTTCCTTAACTATCTTCAATTGAAAAAAAGTAGGGAGGGGTAA
- a CDS encoding RnfABCDGE type electron transport complex subunit B, giving the protein MNAVLIPAIVLGLTGLAMGLFLAYASIKFEVQVDPKIEAIIGVLPGANCGGCGYPGCSGYAAAIVEQGVSMSLCAPGGGAVAAKIGEIMGASVEASTEKKVARVLCQGNHDNTKKIYEFDGELQTCAAMMLYAAGDKSCQYACLGHGDCEKVCPVGAIKVNAGGIAEVDEDKCISCGLCQKACPKNVIAMVPQKSVVTVTCSSKDKGAVARQNCKTACIGCGICAKNCPVGAITVENNLAKIDPSKCISCGICATKCPTKAIVSGIKELRKAEIIEDNCKGCTACARKCPVGAIEGAVKEKHHVIEDKCVGCGICFDTCKFQAIKMNVVDKK; this is encoded by the coding sequence ATGAACGCAGTATTAATACCAGCTATTGTGCTTGGGTTAACAGGACTTGCTATGGGGCTATTCCTAGCCTATGCTTCAATAAAATTTGAAGTCCAAGTAGATCCTAAGATAGAAGCAATAATCGGTGTTCTTCCAGGTGCAAACTGTGGAGGATGTGGATATCCAGGATGTTCTGGATACGCAGCTGCTATTGTAGAACAAGGTGTATCAATGTCACTTTGTGCTCCAGGTGGAGGTGCAGTAGCTGCTAAAATTGGTGAAATTATGGGAGCAAGCGTAGAAGCTTCAACTGAGAAAAAAGTTGCTAGAGTTCTATGCCAAGGTAATCATGACAACACTAAAAAAATATATGAATTTGATGGAGAACTTCAAACTTGTGCTGCTATGATGCTATATGCAGCTGGAGACAAATCTTGTCAATATGCATGTCTTGGACATGGAGATTGTGAAAAAGTTTGTCCAGTAGGAGCAATAAAAGTTAATGCAGGTGGAATTGCAGAAGTTGATGAAGATAAATGTATCTCTTGTGGACTTTGCCAAAAAGCTTGTCCTAAGAACGTTATCGCAATGGTACCTCAAAAGAGCGTTGTTACTGTAACATGTTCTTCTAAAGATAAAGGTGCAGTTGCAAGACAAAACTGTAAAACAGCTTGTATCGGTTGCGGAATCTGTGCTAAAAACTGTCCAGTTGGAGCTATCACAGTTGAAAACAACCTTGCTAAAATTGATCCATCTAAATGTATCTCTTGTGGAATCTGTGCTACAAAATGTCCTACTAAGGCTATTGTAAGCGGAATCAAAGAGTTAAGAAAAGCAGAAATCATAGAAGATAACTGTAAAGGATGTACAGCTTGTGCTAGAAAATGTCCAGTAGGGGCTATTGAAGGAGCTGTAAAAGAAAAACATCATGTAATAGAGGATAAATGTGTAGGATGCGGAATCTGCTTCGACACTTGTAAATTCCAAGCTATTAAAATGAATGTTGTGGATAAAAAATAA
- a CDS encoding RnfABCDGE type electron transport complex subunit D: MTNILKMGPSPHIRTSETVEKVMYDVIIALVPAFLFAVYVFGMRAFIVTAVSILTCIVTEFICQKIMKQEVSVFDGSAILTGILFSFVIPVIMPLPYVIVGCVVSIGLGKMVFGGLGHNVFNPALVGRAFVQASWPVAITTFAYDGKGGATVLDAMKRGLDLNTALIEGGNPYMQAFIGRMGGCIGEVSALALLIGGIYLIIKKQIDWKVPAIIIGTVFVLTWAMGGDPIMHIFSGGLFLGAFFMATDMVTSPYTTKGRVIFAFFLGLLISLIRMKGGYPEGVAYSILIMNGFVPLINRYTKPKKFGEVKANEK; this comes from the coding sequence GTGACTAATATTTTGAAAATGGGGCCATCGCCTCATATAAGAACATCAGAAACAGTTGAAAAAGTAATGTATGATGTAATTATAGCATTAGTTCCAGCATTCTTGTTTGCTGTATACGTATTCGGTATGAGAGCATTCATAGTAACTGCAGTGTCTATACTTACTTGTATTGTTACTGAATTTATCTGTCAAAAAATAATGAAACAGGAAGTATCTGTATTTGACGGTAGTGCTATATTAACAGGAATTTTATTCTCATTTGTTATTCCAGTTATTATGCCATTACCTTACGTTATAGTAGGTTGTGTTGTATCTATCGGATTAGGAAAAATGGTTTTCGGTGGATTAGGACACAATGTATTTAACCCAGCATTAGTAGGAAGAGCATTTGTTCAAGCTTCTTGGCCAGTTGCAATCACTACATTTGCATATGATGGAAAAGGTGGAGCTACAGTTCTTGACGCAATGAAGAGAGGACTAGATCTTAACACTGCATTAATCGAAGGTGGAAACCCTTACATGCAAGCATTCATCGGAAGAATGGGAGGATGTATCGGAGAGGTTTCAGCTTTAGCACTATTAATCGGTGGAATCTACCTAATTATTAAAAAACAAATTGACTGGAAAGTACCAGCAATCATAATTGGTACTGTATTTGTATTGACATGGGCAATGGGTGGAGACCCAATAATGCATATATTCTCAGGAGGATTATTCCTAGGAGCATTCTTCATGGCTACAGATATGGTTACAAGTCCATATACAACAAAAGGAAGAGTAATATTTGCATTCTTCTTAGGACTTCTAATTTCACTTATTAGAATGAAAGGTGGATATCCTGAAGGAGTTGCATATTCTATCTTGATAATGAACGGATTCGTTCCATTAATCAATAGATATACTAAACCTAAAAAATTTGGTGAGGTGAAAGCTAATGAAAAATAG
- a CDS encoding DUF969 domain-containing protein — MLKLIGVLIILVGFTLKLDTIAVVIIAGLATGICAGIDFIQVLSILGNAFVSTRYMTLLLLTLAVVGVLERNGLRERAAMCIAKIKGATCGKVLSVYAIIRTIAAILSLRIGGHVQFIRPLIYPMAKGAAEKEGKVTSEIDEEIKGFANSVENYGNFFGQNGFVASAGVLLIVGTMQELGIKGVEPYAIAKASLIMAGISIVVVIIRNYLFDLKIRKTRGDK; from the coding sequence ATGCTGAAACTTATTGGTGTACTTATAATTTTAGTTGGTTTTACTTTAAAATTAGACACTATTGCAGTAGTTATAATAGCAGGTCTTGCGACAGGAATTTGTGCTGGAATAGATTTTATTCAGGTATTATCTATTCTTGGAAATGCATTTGTAAGCACAAGATATATGACTCTTCTGTTACTGACACTTGCAGTAGTAGGTGTTCTTGAAAGAAATGGATTACGTGAAAGAGCAGCAATGTGTATTGCAAAGATTAAAGGTGCTACTTGTGGAAAAGTGCTAAGTGTGTATGCAATAATAAGAACTATTGCAGCAATATTATCACTTAGAATAGGTGGACACGTTCAATTTATTAGACCGCTTATTTATCCTATGGCTAAAGGAGCTGCTGAAAAAGAGGGAAAGGTTACATCTGAGATAGATGAAGAAATCAAAGGATTTGCCAATTCAGTAGAAAACTATGGAAACTTTTTTGGGCAAAATGGATTTGTGGCCTCTGCTGGAGTTCTTCTAATAGTTGGAACTATGCAGGAACTTGGAATAAAAGGTGTGGAACCATATGCTATTGCCAAAGCAAGCCTTATTATGGCTGGAATAAGTATAGTGGTAGTTATTATACGAAATTATTTATTTGACCTTAAAATTAGAAAAACAAGAGGTGATAAATAA
- the rsxA gene encoding electron transport complex subunit RsxA, which produces MSIGSIFSLIFGAIFINNVIFAKFLGCCPFMGVSKKVDASLGMGMAVTFVITIASGVTWLVYQFLLVPFNLEYLQTIAFILIIAALVQFVEMAIAKTSPSLYKALGVFLPLITTNCAVLGVAIINIQENYNFIETLVNGFSVAVGFSLALVLLAGVRERIEYSAIPEPFKGIPIAFISAGLLAMAFMGFSGMQI; this is translated from the coding sequence ATGAGTATAGGAAGTATATTCAGTTTAATTTTCGGTGCCATATTTATAAATAACGTTATCTTTGCTAAGTTCCTTGGATGTTGTCCATTTATGGGAGTATCTAAAAAAGTTGATGCTTCATTAGGAATGGGAATGGCAGTTACATTCGTTATTACAATAGCATCTGGTGTTACTTGGCTTGTATATCAATTTTTATTAGTTCCATTTAACTTAGAATATTTGCAAACAATTGCTTTTATATTGATAATTGCTGCACTAGTTCAATTCGTTGAAATGGCTATTGCAAAGACATCACCATCATTATATAAAGCATTGGGAGTTTTCCTACCTCTTATCACTACAAACTGTGCGGTACTAGGGGTTGCAATCATCAATATCCAAGAAAACTATAATTTCATTGAAACATTAGTTAATGGATTTTCAGTTGCAGTAGGATTCTCACTAGCATTGGTTCTTCTTGCTGGAGTTAGAGAAAGAATAGAATACTCAGCAATTCCTGAACCATTTAAAGGAATTCCAATTGCGTTTATTTCAGCAGGATTACTTGCTATGGCATTTATGGGATTCAGTGGTATGCAAATATAA
- a CDS encoding RnfABCDGE type electron transport complex subunit G has translation MKNRFVHYGLVLLVIAAISAGILGLVNDFTKTVIAANNEKTQNAAKQEVLAAAAKFDDSEAVESDGLKFIPGYNAEGTKVGYVTTVATPGYGGDITFILGINLDGSISGLRIVNQSETPGLGAKIGGIEWQDHWVGKDVSYEFNKSADAFAGATISPRAVYTGIIKALNAFKDGGMN, from the coding sequence ATGAAAAATAGATTTGTACATTATGGATTAGTTCTATTAGTTATAGCTGCTATCTCAGCTGGAATATTAGGGTTAGTAAATGACTTTACTAAAACTGTTATAGCTGCTAACAACGAGAAAACTCAAAATGCAGCTAAACAAGAAGTTTTAGCAGCAGCTGCTAAATTTGATGACAGCGAAGCTGTAGAATCAGACGGATTAAAATTCATTCCTGGATATAACGCAGAGGGAACTAAAGTTGGATATGTTACAACAGTTGCTACTCCAGGGTATGGAGGAGATATCACATTTATACTTGGTATTAATTTAGATGGATCAATTTCTGGACTAAGAATAGTTAACCAATCAGAAACTCCAGGACTAGGAGCTAAAATTGGTGGTATCGAGTGGCAAGATCACTGGGTAGGAAAAGATGTATCTTACGAATTTAATAAATCAGCAGACGCATTTGCTGGAGCAACAATTTCTCCTCGTGCTGTGTATACAGGAATTATAAAAGCACTTAATGCTTTTAAAGATGGGGGGATGAATTAA